In the genome of Quercus robur chromosome 3, dhQueRobu3.1, whole genome shotgun sequence, one region contains:
- the LOC126717350 gene encoding disease resistance protein RPV1-like has translation MKVQKWRIALHEAASISGWHYKNDHPQFTFIKEIFEDISGAKLNYPQIFDVKYPVGIDSCVDEINWCLDIDSNDVRMVVIHGLPGIGKTTIAKAIFDLIAYRFEGRSFLEDVKENSRTKDGILQLKETFYSEILGGRTLKVPGVFRRINVRMEMLQHKRILLILDDVDKLIQIKNLLGECNRFALGSRIIITAREEKFLSTFQEDFRFTYYDYKVKELDEHESHTLFCQHAFKRSKPKEDYLELVDSFIHYAKGLPLALEIIGADLHKRNTRSWKSALDKYKRILNPDIQHVLKISYEGLDQTQRDIFLDIACFLKGSNKDVVEHILQSCNSYDPYYDIEILNDKSLIVFAKDGKLLMHDLIQQMGLEIVKQELELSKKHERLICYDDAPEVLIPDTGSEEVRGISLCLPQPRSMQLDFGKMKNLKYLIVHNVICENLNYLPNELRLIDWNEFPLSSLPAIVNLQKLVALNMPRSHIKLDEHFERCRFTTLKYIDFSDCKNITKLPNLSVIAPNIKKLELNRCENLVEIHQAVGLLEELEFWSLQACKNLEIIPRNLKLKSLKWFYFYDYESLEKFPDIGQRTKRLALPSSVGNLTSLHTLAIGFKNIKELPSSLSKLQNLRKLYLFDFENFPKILDTPDCFPKLEVLFFWDSNTATLPDIASRFPQLMVLHIQGCWNLWEIPRLPSCIRSVVATGCNLLDSQSRRRLLSQFEEMVGLPQNIVCPSRSLHQDYASETDFAYKKGFSFKLNGGGHNLVLSRIEIPKWFNHQSVGSSISFSVGQKSLTFACCAAISGTKGY, from the exons ATGAAGGTGCAGAAATGGAGGATAGCTCTACATGAAGCCGCCAGTATATCTGGATGGCACTACAAAAATGA CCACCCTCAATTTACATTTATCAAAGAAATTTTTGAAGATATCTCAGGTgctaaattaaattatccacAAATATTTGATGTTAAATACCCCGTTGGAATAGATTCTTGTGTAGATGAAATAAATTGGTGTTTAGATATTGATTCAAATGATGTTCGTATGGTAGTGATCCATGGCCTTCCTGGAATAGGTAAGACAACAATTGCAAAAGCTATTTTTGACTTAATTGCATATCGTTTTGAAGGAAGAAGCTTTCTAGAGGATGTTAAAGAAAACTCAAGAACAAAAGATGGCATACTCCAATTAAAAGAGACATTTTATTCTGAGATCTTAGGAGGTAGAACTTTGAAGGTGCCTGGTGTATTTAGAAGAATCAATGTGAGAATGGAAATGCTTCAACACAAAAGAattcttttaattcttgatGATGTTGACAAATtaatccaaattaaaaatttgcttGGAGAATGCAATCGGTTTGCTCTTGGAAGTAGAATCATTATCACTGCAAGAGAGGAAAAGTTTCTATCTACTTTTCAAGAGGATTTTCGTTTTACCTACTATGACTACAAGGTTAAGGAATTAGATGAACATGAATCTCATACACTTTTTTGTCAACATGCATTCAAAAGAAGCAAGCCTAAGGAGGATTATTTGGAACTCGTAGACTCATTTATACATTATGCCAAAGGCCTTCCATTAGCTTTAGAAATAATAGGTGCTGATTTGCATAAGAGAAATACACGTTCTTGGAAAAGTGCATTAGATAAGTACAAAAGAATTCTTAATCCGGATATTCAACATGTACTCAAAATAAGCTATGAAGGATTGGACCAAACTCAACGGGATATTTTCCTTGATATTGCATGTTTTCTGAAGGGATCAAACAAGGATGTTGTTGAACATATACTACAAAGTTGCAATTCTTACGACCCATATTACGATATTGAAATACTTAATGATAAGTCTCTCATAGTTTTTGCTAAAGATGGCAAATTATTGATGCATGACTTGATACAACAAATGGGTTTAGAAATTGTCAAACAAGAATTAGAATTGTCAAAGAAACATGAAAGGTTAATATGTTATGATGATGCTCCTGAAGTATTAATTCCAGATACG GGATCAGAAGAAGTTCGAGGCATATCATTGTGCTTACCACAACCAAGAAGCATGCAATTGGATTTCGGAAAGatgaaaaatctcaaatattTGATAGTTCATAACGTAATTTGTGAAAATCTTAACTATCTTCCAAATGAGTTAAGATTAATTGATTGGAATGAATTTCCTTTATCTTCCTTGCCGGCCATTGTTAATCTTCAAAAACTTGTTGCACTTAATATGCCAAGAAGCCACATTAAATTGGATGAGCATTTCGAG AGATGTCGGTTCACAACTTTGAAATATATTGACTTCAGTGACTGTAAAAACATTACCAAATTACCTAACTTATCGGTGATTGCCCCAAACATAAAGAAGTTGGAACTTAATAGATGTGAAAATTTAGTTGAGATTCATCAAGCTGTTGGACTTCTTGAAGAGCTTGAATTTTGGAGTCTCCAAGCATgtaaaaatcttgaaattatTCCAAGAAACCTCAAGTTGAAATCTCTAAAATGGTTTTATTTCTATGACTATGAAAGTCTTGAGAAGTTTCCCGATATTGGGCAAAGAACGAAAAGATTAGCTCTGCCTTCATCAGTTGGAAATCTCACTAGCCTTCATACATTAGCCATCGGTTTTAAAAACATTAAAGAACTTCCAAGTAGCCTCTCTAAATTACAAAATCTTAGGAAGCtctatttgtttgattttgaaaattttccaaagaTCTTGGATACTCCTGATTGCTTCCCCAAATtagaagttttgtttttttgggacAGCAACACTGCTACTCTCCCCGACATCGCTAGCAGATTTCCTCAATTAATGGTCCTTCATATTCAAGGCTGCTGGAATCTTTGGGAAATTCCAAGACTTCCATCATGTATACGTTCTGTAGTTGCAACAGGAtgcaatttgttggattcacaATCAAGAAGAAGATTATTGAGTCAG TTTGAAGAAATGGTAGGGCTTCCACAGAATATTGTATGTCCAAGCCGATCATTGCACCAGGATTATGCATCTGAAACGGACTTTGCTTACAAAAAGGGGTTTTCATTTAAACTTAATGGTGGTGGACACAACCTTGTACTTTCAAGAATTGAGATTCCAAAGTGGTTCAACCATCAAAGTGTTGGAAGTTCCATATCATTCTCGGTCGGTCAGAAATCTCTAACATTTGCTTGCTGTGCTGCTATAAGTGGAACTAAAGGATACTAA